The following are from one region of the Tenacibaculum dicentrarchi genome:
- a CDS encoding alkaline phosphatase D family protein, with amino-acid sequence MVYTKYPITLFLLLIAFINTFIANCYSQDKFTLAFGSCDNQRKENPFWEDIIALKPDVWVWGGDNIYANTNNMKKMEKFYQQQKRDTSYQRLIKNTPILATWDDHDYGKNDGGTHYRKKEESQQLFLDFLNIPKNSPRRKQAGIYHSKTFKIKNNTVKIITLDTRYFRSNPIKFSRKKKQLSNKRKGSILGLNQWKWLAKELTNSTANFTVIVSSIQVLSSEHRFEKWSNFPNEMTNFFKLIETSKAKNVIFLSGDRHISEFSKATINNIPYPIIDFTSSGLTHSYTSFSSEKNKYRIGNVTSKLSYGVLFFDFISNKVTFQMRGKNKVILQEINQVYP; translated from the coding sequence ATGGTTTATACTAAATATCCTATTACTTTATTCTTGCTTTTAATTGCTTTTATAAACACTTTTATTGCCAATTGTTATAGTCAAGATAAATTCACCCTAGCCTTTGGTTCTTGCGATAATCAGAGAAAAGAAAATCCTTTTTGGGAAGATATTATTGCTTTAAAACCCGATGTTTGGGTTTGGGGAGGCGACAATATTTATGCCAATACTAATAATATGAAAAAAATGGAAAAATTTTATCAGCAACAAAAAAGAGATACTTCGTATCAAAGGCTAATAAAAAACACACCTATTTTAGCTACTTGGGATGACCATGATTATGGTAAAAATGATGGAGGAACTCATTATCGAAAAAAAGAAGAAAGTCAACAATTATTTTTAGATTTTTTAAACATTCCTAAAAACTCTCCTAGAAGAAAACAAGCAGGAATTTATCATTCAAAAACTTTTAAAATCAAAAATAATACTGTAAAAATAATTACCTTAGATACCCGTTACTTTAGAAGTAACCCAATAAAATTTAGTCGTAAAAAAAAACAGCTATCAAACAAAAGAAAAGGAAGTATTTTAGGGCTTAATCAATGGAAATGGCTCGCAAAAGAATTAACAAATTCTACGGCAAACTTTACGGTTATTGTAAGTAGTATTCAAGTACTGTCAAGTGAACATCGTTTTGAAAAATGGAGTAATTTTCCAAATGAAATGACTAATTTTTTTAAATTAATTGAAACTTCAAAAGCAAAAAATGTAATTTTTCTTTCTGGTGACAGGCATATTTCAGAGTTTTCAAAAGCAACTATAAATAATATTCCGTATCCTATTATCGATTTTACATCAAGCGGTTTAACACATTCTTACACATCTTTTTCATCAGAAAAAAACAAATATCGAATTGGTAATGTTACAAGTAAATTAAGTTATGGCGTATTGTTTTTTGATTTTATTTCAAACAAAGTAACCTTTCAAATGCGGGGTAAAAATAAGGTTATATTACAAGAAATCAACCAAGTATATCCTTAA
- a CDS encoding DUF2147 domain-containing protein has translation MRKLFLSILLLLVATTINAQSIFGEWENRNEKTNTVDSVIKVYEKDGKAFAKIIEITNKDKQKAVCDKCSGNRKNTPILGMNILTGLKKDGNEWSGGTIVDPKNGKEYKCYIELENADKLKIRGYIGFAVFGRTAYWYRKK, from the coding sequence ATGAGAAAATTATTTTTAAGCATCTTATTACTGTTAGTAGCAACAACAATTAATGCACAGTCTATTTTTGGCGAATGGGAAAACCGCAATGAAAAAACCAATACCGTAGATTCTGTAATTAAAGTCTATGAAAAAGATGGAAAAGCATTTGCTAAAATTATTGAAATAACCAATAAAGACAAACAAAAAGCAGTTTGCGATAAATGTAGCGGAAATCGTAAAAACACGCCTATTTTAGGCATGAATATTTTAACAGGCTTAAAAAAAGATGGCAATGAATGGAGCGGTGGAACTATTGTTGATCCTAAAAATGGAAAAGAATACAAATGTTATATCGAGCTTGAAAATGCCGATAAATTAAAGATTAGAGGCTATATCGGTTTTGCTGTTTTTGGTAGAACTGCGTATTGGTATCGAAAAAAATAA
- a CDS encoding Rossmann-like and DUF2520 domain-containing protein, with translation MIRIVIIGGGNVALHLANAFCKTKEISLVQMYARNIQQISHLKKQVAITDNLNLLAAADLYIIAVSDDAISAVSSKINKKNSLIVHTSGSVSLNSLQNNGRKGVFYLLQSFSKDKKINFDEIPFCLEAQNNDDFKLLESVAKSIGKKIYPISSQQRKTLHVAAVFVNNFTNHLYKIGDDICKEHRVPFEILHPLIEETAKKIQELSPTEAQTGPAKRNDKKTIQNHLELLDKEQQEIYQLITKQIQKTT, from the coding sequence ATGATTAGAATTGTCATTATCGGAGGTGGAAATGTTGCCCTGCATTTAGCCAATGCTTTTTGTAAAACAAAGGAAATTTCTTTGGTGCAAATGTATGCTAGAAATATTCAGCAAATCAGCCATTTAAAAAAACAAGTTGCTATTACTGATAACTTAAATTTATTAGCAGCTGCTGACCTTTATATTATAGCGGTTTCTGATGATGCTATTTCAGCGGTTTCATCAAAAATAAACAAGAAAAATAGCTTAATTGTTCATACCTCAGGAAGTGTTTCTTTAAATTCGTTACAAAATAACGGGAGAAAAGGTGTTTTTTATTTATTGCAAAGTTTTTCTAAGGATAAAAAAATTAATTTTGATGAAATACCATTTTGCTTAGAGGCGCAAAATAACGATGATTTTAAGCTCTTAGAAAGTGTAGCAAAATCGATTGGAAAAAAAATATATCCGATTAGCTCTCAGCAGCGAAAAACCTTGCACGTAGCCGCTGTTTTTGTAAATAATTTTACCAATCATTTGTATAAAATTGGCGATGATATTTGTAAAGAACACCGTGTTCCTTTTGAAATTTTACATCCTTTAATTGAAGAAACAGCTAAAAAAATTCAAGAATTATCGCCTACAGAAGCCCAAACAGGCCCTGCTAAAAGAAACGATAAAAAAACCATTCAAAATCATTTAGAACTACTCGATAAAGAACAACAAGAAATTTATCAACTTATTACAAAACAAATCCAAAAAACAACATAA
- a CDS encoding peptidylprolyl isomerase → MKIYKILIVVIVLFSACKSVKYPDLENGLYADIQTNRGDILIKLHEKKVPMTVANFVSLAEGNHPKIADSLKGKPYYDNTKFHRVIKDFMVQGGDITGTGRGNAGYKFADEFPMDEKGKLLYKHNTPGVLSMANSGKATNSSQFFITHKETPWLDGKHSIFGKVLQGQNIVDTIQQNDFINHLEIIRIGKDAKKFKAATVFEHELTNVAKKEAERKKVLAELKRKFQEKKGINNAVKTNSGLKIATIKKGTGKKVNPAISTTVHYTLFLTDGTKIDSSVGKTKPFTFTLNDVNMPLIAGWKEGVQTMQEGDKSVFFIPYYLGYGENSLGPIPAKSDLIFEIEVLKVGK, encoded by the coding sequence ATGAAAATATATAAAATTTTAATAGTCGTAATAGTGTTGTTTTCTGCTTGTAAATCAGTTAAATATCCTGATTTAGAAAATGGATTGTATGCTGATATACAAACAAATCGTGGTGATATTTTAATAAAATTACACGAAAAAAAAGTGCCAATGACCGTTGCTAATTTTGTGTCGTTAGCAGAAGGTAATCATCCTAAAATAGCCGATTCATTAAAAGGAAAACCATATTACGATAACACTAAATTTCACAGAGTAATTAAAGATTTTATGGTACAAGGAGGTGATATTACAGGTACAGGTCGTGGAAATGCAGGATATAAATTTGCAGATGAATTTCCAATGGATGAAAAAGGAAAATTACTTTATAAGCACAATACTCCTGGAGTTTTGTCGATGGCAAATTCAGGAAAAGCAACTAATTCTAGTCAGTTTTTTATCACCCATAAAGAAACGCCTTGGCTAGACGGTAAACATTCTATTTTTGGTAAAGTATTACAAGGACAAAATATCGTAGATACTATTCAACAAAATGATTTTATTAATCATTTAGAAATTATCAGAATAGGTAAAGATGCTAAAAAATTTAAAGCAGCTACTGTTTTTGAACATGAGTTAACCAACGTAGCAAAAAAAGAAGCTGAACGTAAAAAAGTATTAGCCGAGTTAAAACGTAAATTTCAAGAAAAAAAAGGAATTAATAACGCTGTTAAAACAAATTCTGGCTTAAAAATAGCAACCATAAAAAAAGGGACAGGCAAAAAAGTAAATCCAGCTATTTCAACAACGGTTCATTACACGTTGTTTTTAACTGATGGAACAAAAATAGATTCAAGTGTAGGTAAAACAAAGCCATTTACCTTTACGCTTAACGATGTAAATATGCCTTTAATAGCAGGATGGAAAGAAGGGGTACAAACTATGCAAGAAGGTGATAAATCAGTATTTTTTATTCCTTATTATTTAGGATATGGCGAAAATTCTTTAGGGCCAATTCCTGCAAAATCTGATTTAATTTTTGAAATTGAAGTATTAAAAGTAGGAAAATAA
- a CDS encoding phosphatase PAP2 family protein, translating into MEDIIQKDQALLIYLNNLGSEQWDWLWLGITNQFNWIPLFAYLIFLIFKHLGWKKTLFTLVFIAILITFSDQLTNAIRLVFERLRPNRNPLIQNSLRRLINPGNFSFVSGHATTSTVVTVFLIILLKKHVPSIKYLVFFPLVFAYSRLYLGVHFPIDIFCGFINGLIIGFLSAKLHQFLSAKIFREL; encoded by the coding sequence ATGGAAGATATCATACAAAAAGACCAAGCACTTTTAATCTATTTAAATAATCTAGGAAGTGAGCAATGGGATTGGCTTTGGTTAGGAATTACCAATCAGTTTAATTGGATCCCTTTATTTGCATATTTAATATTTTTAATTTTTAAACACCTCGGTTGGAAAAAAACACTATTTACATTAGTATTCATAGCTATTTTAATTACTTTTTCAGATCAGTTAACAAACGCAATTAGACTTGTTTTTGAACGCTTGCGCCCTAATAGAAATCCATTAATACAAAATTCATTAAGAAGATTAATAAATCCAGGGAATTTTAGTTTTGTATCAGGTCATGCAACCACTTCTACAGTTGTTACTGTTTTTTTAATTATACTTTTAAAAAAACACGTACCTTCTATAAAATATTTGGTGTTTTTTCCATTAGTTTTTGCTTATAGTAGGTTATATTTAGGTGTTCATTTTCCTATTGATATATTTTGTGGTTTTATAAATGGATTAATAATAGGCTTTTTGTCAGCTAAATTACATCAGTTTTTATCGGCTAAAATATTTAGAGAATTATAA
- a CDS encoding rhomboid family intramembrane serine protease: protein MSQSILLLIAANVLVSYKGFNDITFFNRYKFQIQQIVNGDKIRMLTSGFLHVDWMHLGFNMYALYLFGKTVLGNFSTPYFLFIYFGSLFAGSLYSLYQHKNDYYYSAVGASGAVSGIVFSAIILYPDMTLIMFPIPLPLPGYVFGIGYLLYSIYGMKNQADNVGHSAHLGGAIGGYLLTLLLKPTVISNNPLMIGVVGAIIVGLFLFGDKLKVK from the coding sequence ATGAGTCAAAGTATTTTACTATTAATAGCGGCAAACGTGTTGGTTTCCTATAAAGGATTTAACGATATTACTTTTTTTAATCGCTATAAATTTCAAATTCAACAAATTGTAAATGGAGATAAAATCAGAATGTTAACCTCGGGTTTTTTACATGTCGATTGGATGCACTTAGGGTTTAATATGTACGCTTTATATCTTTTTGGAAAAACAGTTTTGGGTAATTTTTCAACGCCTTATTTCTTGTTTATTTATTTTGGAAGTTTGTTTGCGGGAAGCTTATATTCGTTATATCAACATAAAAACGACTATTATTATAGCGCTGTTGGAGCATCTGGTGCGGTGTCGGGAATTGTTTTTTCGGCAATTATCTTGTATCCTGATATGACTCTAATAATGTTTCCTATTCCACTTCCTTTACCTGGCTATGTTTTCGGAATAGGGTATTTATTATACTCAATTTACGGTATGAAAAACCAGGCAGATAATGTTGGTCATTCGGCGCATTTAGGCGGTGCTATTGGTGGTTATTTACTTACTTTATTGTTAAAACCGACTGTTATTTCGAATAATCCTTTAATGATTGGAGTTGTCGGTGCAATTATTGTTGGTTTGTTTTTATTTGGAGATAAACTAAAGGTTAAATAA
- a CDS encoding FKBP-type peptidyl-prolyl cis-trans isomerase, with translation MKLIKILAATVVTLSVVSCGNSEFKTKKSLATEVDSVSYSIGLDMANKIKTNFKELDQDLFVQGFKNGMDSTNLLVESKDINNILRSFFQKKQEEKMKEQQEAQTKKAMTEFGDYKKEGEKFLAENKTKPGVKTTATGLQYVVLKQGKGDAPKVSSRVKVHYHGTLTDGTVFDSSVDRGEPTEFGVGQVIKGWTEGLQLMNPGAKYKFFIPQDLGYGATPRPGGKIKPFATLIFEVELLEVK, from the coding sequence ATGAAATTAATTAAAATTTTAGCAGCAACAGTTGTAACTTTATCAGTTGTATCGTGTGGTAATAGTGAGTTTAAAACCAAAAAGTCGTTAGCTACAGAGGTAGATTCTGTAAGTTATAGTATTGGTTTAGATATGGCAAATAAAATTAAAACGAATTTTAAAGAATTAGATCAAGATTTATTTGTTCAAGGGTTTAAAAACGGAATGGACTCAACCAATTTGTTAGTAGAGTCTAAAGATATCAATAATATTTTAAGGTCATTTTTTCAGAAAAAACAAGAAGAGAAAATGAAAGAGCAACAAGAAGCTCAGACTAAAAAAGCAATGACTGAATTTGGAGACTATAAAAAAGAAGGTGAAAAGTTTTTAGCTGAAAATAAAACAAAACCAGGAGTAAAGACAACTGCTACAGGTTTACAATATGTTGTTTTAAAACAAGGAAAAGGTGATGCACCAAAAGTAAGTTCACGTGTGAAAGTTCATTATCACGGAACATTAACTGATGGAACTGTTTTTGATAGTTCTGTTGATAGAGGAGAACCAACAGAATTTGGAGTTGGTCAAGTAATTAAAGGATGGACAGAAGGTTTACAGTTAATGAATCCAGGAGCAAAATATAAGTTTTTTATTCCACAAGATTTAGGATACGGAGCAACACCAAGACCAGGTGGTAAAATTAAACCTTTTGCAACTTTAATTTTTGAAGTAGAGTTACTAGAAGTAAAGTAA
- a CDS encoding lysophospholipid acyltransferase family protein, producing MKFLSFALVYPFIWIFSRLPMRILYVFSDFFFVILYYIIGYRKKIVETNIKTAFPNKNEAEITQLTKKFISHFVDIIFESIKSFSISKKEINKRYKYLNADLINKYAKQGRSIVLTGAHQANWEWAFALPQYLNISCYGAYTKLQNPYFEKVIKSSRTKYGFDGVPTRLFNKKINERQAKGIQSLYILLSDQSPQLARARYWATFLNKKIPVHTGAEVLAKKYNLVVINMNVTKIKRGYFETSFELITDTPTDFENYQITDKFLALTEKNIKAQPDFYLWSHKRFKHKDKYDEWLEIKKK from the coding sequence ATGAAGTTTTTAAGTTTCGCACTTGTATATCCTTTTATTTGGATATTTTCAAGATTACCAATGCGTATTTTGTATGTTTTTTCTGATTTCTTTTTCGTGATATTGTACTATATTATAGGATATCGAAAAAAAATAGTTGAAACCAATATAAAAACTGCTTTTCCCAATAAAAATGAAGCAGAAATCACCCAATTAACAAAAAAGTTTATCAGTCATTTTGTTGATATTATTTTTGAGAGTATTAAGTCGTTTTCTATTAGTAAAAAAGAAATAAACAAACGCTACAAATACCTAAATGCCGATTTAATAAACAAATATGCCAAACAAGGGCGAAGTATTGTTTTAACAGGTGCGCATCAGGCAAATTGGGAATGGGCTTTTGCATTGCCACAATACTTAAATATTAGTTGTTATGGCGCATACACCAAACTGCAAAACCCTTATTTTGAAAAGGTAATTAAAAGCTCAAGAACCAAATACGGTTTTGATGGTGTGCCAACAAGATTATTTAATAAAAAAATTAATGAAAGACAGGCAAAAGGTATTCAAAGTTTATACATTTTATTAAGTGACCAATCCCCTCAATTAGCAAGAGCTAGGTATTGGGCTACTTTTTTAAATAAAAAAATCCCTGTACATACCGGAGCTGAAGTTTTAGCTAAAAAATATAATTTAGTTGTTATTAATATGAATGTTACTAAAATTAAAAGAGGGTATTTTGAAACATCTTTCGAATTAATTACAGACACACCAACTGATTTTGAAAATTATCAGATTACCGATAAATTTTTAGCATTGACAGAAAAAAATATCAAAGCACAGCCCGATTTTTATTTATGGTCGCACAAACGCTTTAAGCATAAAGATAAATATGATGAATGGTTAGAAATTAAAAAAAAATAA
- a CDS encoding DHH family phosphoesterase: protein MILKHFTQLQEFLSIPRNIVIIGHRNPDGDAVGSTLGLKHYLDKKGHTAQVVMPNEYPDFLHWIPGSETVYRFDRQNKQSHRALVASELIFLLDFNALHRVGGDMQNTLEKYENNFALIDHHQQPDDFEYMYSDVSMSSTCQMVYNFIEMMGDVALIDKNIATCLYTGIMTDTGSFRFRSTTSKTHRIIADLIDKGAENDKIHSNVLDANSYSRLLLLGQALSNMKLLPEYKTAFITLSEEEKKKFNYEKGDTEGVVNYALSLKGIVFAAIFIEDKEQGIIKMSLRSKGDFSVNQFARNHFNGGGHDNAAGGKSDFSMQDTIATFTALLPEYKTALERSYEV from the coding sequence ATGATTTTAAAACACTTTACACAGCTTCAAGAATTTTTATCAATCCCTAGAAATATTGTTATTATAGGACATAGAAATCCTGATGGAGATGCCGTTGGTTCAACCTTAGGTTTGAAGCATTATTTAGATAAAAAAGGACACACCGCTCAGGTGGTAATGCCTAATGAATATCCTGATTTTTTACACTGGATTCCTGGTTCTGAAACGGTATATCGTTTTGACCGCCAAAACAAGCAAAGCCATCGTGCTTTAGTTGCTTCGGAATTAATTTTTTTATTAGATTTTAATGCGCTTCACCGAGTTGGTGGCGATATGCAAAATACGCTAGAAAAGTACGAAAATAATTTTGCGTTAATAGATCATCATCAGCAACCTGATGATTTTGAATATATGTATTCAGATGTTTCGATGTCGTCAACTTGTCAAATGGTGTATAATTTTATTGAAATGATGGGCGATGTTGCTTTAATTGATAAAAATATTGCGACATGTTTATATACTGGAATTATGACCGATACTGGTTCGTTCCGTTTTAGATCAACCACAAGTAAAACGCATAGAATTATTGCCGATTTAATTGATAAAGGAGCCGAAAATGATAAAATTCATAGCAATGTGCTTGATGCAAATTCATACAGTCGCTTACTTTTATTAGGGCAAGCGTTGAGTAATATGAAATTATTGCCTGAGTATAAAACAGCTTTTATTACTTTATCCGAAGAAGAAAAGAAAAAATTTAATTACGAAAAAGGCGATACCGAAGGCGTTGTAAATTACGCACTTTCGTTAAAAGGAATTGTATTTGCTGCTATTTTTATTGAAGATAAAGAGCAAGGTATTATTAAAATGTCGCTTCGTAGTAAAGGAGATTTTTCAGTAAATCAGTTTGCTAGAAATCATTTTAATGGTGGTGGGCACGATAATGCTGCTGGTGGAAAAAGTGATTTTTCGATGCAAGATACTATTGCTACTTTTACTGCGTTATTACCTGAGTATAAAACAGCTTTAGAAAGGTCTTATGAAGTATAA
- a CDS encoding KdsC family phosphatase, with protein MEKSYKEILPQINTFIFDVDGVLTNGIVTVFPNGELVRQMNIKDGYALKAAVKSGFRVCIISGGKNEGVRTRLANLGIEDIYLGAHDKIKQFNEIISKYNLNPENVLYMGDDIPDYPVMKLVGMPCCPNDAVREIQQVSKYISDKNGGEGCARDVLEQVLRVQGKWAENFDAQYD; from the coding sequence ATGGAAAAAAGTTATAAAGAAATATTGCCACAAATAAATACGTTTATTTTTGATGTAGACGGTGTACTAACCAACGGAATTGTAACGGTTTTTCCGAATGGTGAATTAGTGCGTCAAATGAATATTAAAGATGGATATGCCCTGAAAGCCGCAGTAAAATCAGGTTTTAGAGTGTGTATTATTTCTGGTGGTAAAAATGAAGGCGTGCGTACTCGTTTAGCGAATTTAGGAATTGAAGATATTTATTTAGGTGCTCACGATAAAATTAAGCAGTTTAATGAAATTATCAGCAAGTACAATTTAAACCCTGAAAATGTGTTATATATGGGTGATGATATTCCTGATTATCCGGTGATGAAATTAGTAGGTATGCCTTGTTGCCCAAATGATGCTGTTAGAGAAATTCAGCAAGTATCTAAATATATTTCTGATAAAAATGGTGGCGAAGGTTGTGCCCGCGATGTTTTAGAACAGGTATTAAGAGTGCAAGGAAAATGGGCTGAAAATTTTGATGCTCAGTACGATTAA
- the gldI gene encoding gliding motility-associated peptidyl-prolyl isomerase GldI: MKYNFIFFILIILTVVSCKEPQARHPKKQGTVNFYKEVVKKNKKLNALEKKRLENWISKDSTHTYKASKNGFWYRYVVKDTVSTVLAKSTNTVLLSYDISDINGNVIYQKQERTYKVDQQDFIPALQDGIKLMKKGEIITFVIPSYRAFGVIGDGKKIMVNQPIQSTVTLIEIK; this comes from the coding sequence ATGAAGTATAATTTTATTTTTTTTATCCTGATTATTTTAACAGTAGTTTCTTGTAAAGAGCCACAAGCCAGACATCCTAAAAAACAAGGAACTGTTAATTTTTATAAAGAAGTAGTTAAGAAAAATAAAAAATTAAATGCTTTAGAGAAAAAACGTTTAGAAAATTGGATATCTAAAGACTCTACGCATACTTATAAAGCTTCTAAAAATGGTTTTTGGTATCGATATGTAGTTAAAGATACTGTAAGCACAGTACTAGCAAAATCAACAAACACGGTGTTGTTATCGTATGATATTTCCGATATAAACGGTAATGTAATTTACCAAAAGCAAGAACGAACTTATAAGGTAGATCAGCAAGATTTTATTCCTGCATTACAAGACGGAATAAAGTTGATGAAAAAGGGAGAAATTATTACATTTGTAATTCCATCATATAGGGCTTTTGGCGTTATTGGCGATGGAAAAAAAATAATGGTTAATCAACCTATACAAAGTACCGTAACATTAATCGAAATTAAATAA
- the bshB1 gene encoding bacillithiol biosynthesis deacetylase BshB1, protein MKLDILAFGAHPDDVELGCGATIAKEIASGKKVGIVDLTRGELGTRGSAELRDIEAENAAAILGVSVRENLGFADGFFKNDKEHQLAVIKMLRKYQPDIVLCNAVDDRHIDHPKGSDLVSNACFLSGLLKIETILNGEVQEKWRPKLVYHYIQWKNIDPDVVVDVTGFMDKKEKSVLAYASQFFDPNSKEPETPITSKNFTDSINYRAKDLGRLINVDFAEGFTSERYVAVRKISELI, encoded by the coding sequence ATGAAATTAGATATATTAGCTTTTGGAGCACATCCAGATGATGTAGAGTTAGGTTGTGGGGCTACTATTGCCAAAGAAATCGCTTCGGGTAAAAAAGTAGGTATTGTAGATTTAACTAGGGGAGAGCTAGGAACACGTGGTTCTGCGGAGTTACGTGATATAGAAGCCGAAAATGCCGCTGCTATTTTGGGGGTTTCAGTACGTGAAAATTTAGGTTTTGCCGATGGATTTTTTAAAAATGATAAAGAACATCAATTAGCGGTTATAAAAATGCTTCGAAAATACCAACCCGATATTGTTTTATGTAATGCTGTTGATGACCGTCATATTGATCATCCAAAAGGAAGCGATTTAGTATCGAACGCTTGTTTTTTAAGCGGATTATTAAAGATTGAAACAATATTAAATGGCGAGGTTCAAGAAAAGTGGCGACCAAAATTAGTTTATCATTATATACAGTGGAAAAATATTGACCCAGATGTTGTAGTTGATGTAACAGGTTTTATGGATAAAAAGGAAAAATCGGTCTTAGCATACGCTTCTCAATTTTTTGATCCGAACAGTAAGGAGCCTGAAACACCTATTACCAGTAAAAATTTTACCGATAGTATAAATTATAGAGCAAAAGATTTAGGAAGGTTAATTAATGTTGATTTTGCAGAAGGCTTTACCTCAGAGCGTTACGTAGCAGTGAGAAAAATAAGTGAATTAATTTAA